From the Xiphophorus maculatus strain JP 163 A chromosome 20, X_maculatus-5.0-male, whole genome shotgun sequence genome, one window contains:
- the LOC102231124 gene encoding inositol hexakisphosphate kinase 1-like produces the protein MLDSNSGAASEKISLNPWSLVCHKQQLNRMRSESKDRKPFKGLLLENIVHPFSFPCILDLKMGTRQHGDDASEEKAARQIKKCEQTTSAKLGVRLCGMQVYQPTTGVFLYRDKFYGRGLSVEGFRQALCQFLDSGKGLRRDVFEPILKKLCSLKVVLERQESYRFFSSSLLIIYEGKESEAAPPPGPGQSAVPADIHAAPLDLEPLSSQGPGHSAPDAPPPPFPPSVTDCCPFVPCPPSKCPSPLPPPQQLPLVDMRMIDFAHSTFRGFLDDKVLHKGPDQGYLFGLENFIHIIKDFRDENLP, from the exons ATGCTGGACTCGAACAGCGGCGCGGCCTCGGAGAAGATCAGCCTCAACCCCTGGAGCCTGGTGTGCCACAAGCAGCAGCTCAACCGCATGAGATCCGAGTCCAAGGACCGCAAGCCCTTCA AGGGCCTGCTGCTGGAGAACATCGTCCACCCCTTCTCCTTCCCCTGCATCCTGGACCTGAAGATGGGAACCCGGCAGCACGGCGATGACGCCTCGGAGGAGAAGGCGGCCCGGCAGATAAAAAAATGCGAACAGACCACTTCGGCGAAGCTGGGCGTCAGACTGTGTGGCATGCAG GTGTACCAGCCGACCACCGGCGTCTTCCTCTACAGGGACAAGTTCTACGGGCGCGGCCTATCGGTCGAAGGCTTCCGTCAGGCGCTCTGCCAGTTCCTGGACAGCGGGAAGGGCCTGAGGCGGGATGTCTTTGAGCCGATCCTGAAAAAGCTTTGCAGCCTGAAGGTGGTGCTAGAGAGGCAGGAGTCCTACCGCTTCTTCTCTTCCTCGCTGCTCATCATCTACGAGGGAAAG GAGTCTGAAGCCGCCCCGCCGCCCGGCCCTGGGCAGAGCGCCGTCCCTGCAGACATCCACGCTGCTCCCTTGGACCTGGAGCCTCTGTCCTCTCAGGGACCCGGACATTCGGCGCCAGACGCCCCTCCCCCTCCCTTCCCGCCCAGCGTGACAGACTGCTGCCCCTTTGTGCCCTGCCCCCCATCAAAATGTCCCTCCCCACTGCCGCCACCTCAGCAGCTCCCTCTGGTGGACATGCGCATGATTGACTTTGCCCACTCCACCTTCAGGGGTTTCCTCGACGACAAGGTCCTGCACAAAGGCCCGGACCAAGGCTACCTGTTCGGACTGGAGAACTTCATTCATATTATAAAGGACTTTCGAGATGAGAACCTGCCGTAG